From Woronichinia naegeliana WA131, the proteins below share one genomic window:
- a CDS encoding BrnT family toxin: MNLQFEWDDNKSDRNLQKHGVSFEEAQTIFLDPNSQIYDDPIHSLEEPRYIDIGMSARGRLLVVVYTERNNKIRIISSRLSTVQEAKRYATNR; encoded by the coding sequence ATGAATCTTCAGTTTGAATGGGATGACAACAAAAGCGATCGCAACTTACAAAAACATGGTGTTTCCTTTGAAGAAGCCCAAACTATCTTTTTAGACCCCAACTCTCAAATCTATGACGATCCTATTCATTCCCTAGAAGAACCGCGTTATATTGATATAGGAATGTCGGCTAGAGGACGGCTTTTGGTTGTAGTCTATACCGAACGTAACAATAAAATTCGTATTATTAGTTCTCGTTTATCTACCGTTCAAGAAGCAAAACGTTATGCAACAAACCGATAA